The genomic interval ACCCCAAGGTAGTTACCATCCTGTATCCCACGGTGCTGACAAGTCCCACAAACTACGAAGAGATCTACACAGCCTGCGACTGGATTTTGCAGCAGGAAAAAACCGATGACACAGAACTGACCTTTCATCTGAGCCCCGGAACTCCGGCTATGGCCTCGGTCTGGATACTCCTGGCAAGCGGCAAGTACCGGGCCAGGCTTATTGAGACTCATAAAGAGGCGGACCTTAAGGAAGTGAAGCTTCCATTTGATATATTTGCCCAATACCGTCCGGAAAAAGGGCTGGAGAGTCATATTTCCGCCATAGACGACGCTCTGCTGCCGGAAAGCCCCGCCTTTGACACGATAATCCATACCTCCGATGAGATGAAACGCGCCGTGGCCAAGGCAAAAAGGGCCGCTGTGTTTGATGTTCCTGTGCTCCTTCTGGGTGAATCCGGAACGGGTAAGGAGCTCTTTGCAAAGGCAATCCACCACGCGTCGAAACGATCAGCCGGACCTTTTATTGCTGTTAATTGCGGCGCCATTCCTGAATCTTTAGCTGAATCGGCGTTCTTCGGGCATGCAAAAGGAGCCTTTACCGGTGCGGTGGAGATGCGTCCGGGCTACATAGAGATGGCCGACGGGGGCACACTGTTTCTCGATGAGCTTGGGGAGCTTTCCCGGGACCTGCAGGTAAAACTGCTGAGGGTACTGAACGATAAAAAGCTGCGCCGTATGGGCGAAAGCCAGGTGCGGGATGTCGACTTTCGGCTGATAAGTGCCACCAACCGTAATCTGGCCCTCGAGGCTGCGCGGGGCCAATTTCGTCCGGACCTGTTCCACCGAATCGGCGTTGGAATAATCAAGCTTCCTCCCTTAAGGGAACGGGGACGGGATTTTCCCATACTTACAGAACACATCCGAAGCAGGCTCAACAAGGAGTTTGCCGCAACCCCCGGGGTGGAAGGAAAAATCTGTAAACATCGGAGCGATGAGGACTATCAGTCAGCACTTCTGGCCGGGGAACATCCGGGAGTTGATAAACACCCTGACCCGGGCCTTTGTTTTTTCCGGAGGAACCGAGGTCGACGAGACGGCCATACGTGATTCCTTACTGGATTTGGGAACAAGCTCGGATGGAGTGCTGGACCGTCCCCTGGGGGACGATTTTTCCATAGAAGAAATAATTTCCCAGACCGCTGTACATTATCTGGAGCGGGCCATGAAACAGGCCGGAGGAAATAAAACCCGTGCTGCAAAGCTGCTGGGCTTGAACAGTTACCAGACTCTTACCAACTGGCTGGAGAAGTACGGGGTGGGGGAAGATTTTTAGTTGAGATGAGGCTTCCTTGATTCTTAGAATCCATGCTGTTCCCGGGACTGCTGCTCCTGTCTGAGTACTTTGCGGGGCTACAATCATTGAGTGATCTTGAGCTGCTGATGGAAGCCAAATAATGAGAACTGAACAAGATCAGCGAGTACCATAAGGCATCATAGAAGAGGATTCTACCACCTATCGGCTCTCCATCTGCCGCTTCTCCCGTAACAACTCACTGTACTCTTGCAGCCGCTCCTTCAGTATTCTGCTGTCGCTTTTCCAGTAGTCCCGGGGGCCGTACTTAAGCCTTCGGTCGAAGTAGTGGTTATGTTTGAACACCCGTGGGTTCAGTATGTTCCGCATCCGGAGTTTGAGCCCGGCGTCCCGGATGGTGCGCTGCAGGAAGTGTTCGATGCGGAAGCGCTCTCCTTTAGCGAAGTTCTCACGCGCCCGGGTAACGAGCTGCAGCCCTTCGTCGTTTTTGCCGATTCCCATGAGGGCGATCCCCTCCAGCGCGTCCCAGGTGTTGCGCTTGTTCGGCTTCCGGCTTCGGCAGTAGCGGATGCGCCGGAGGGCCTCGGGGTATCTGCCCGCTGCCATGTAGTAGAGCCCCAGGCGCCGGTTCAATACAAAGCTCGAGGGGTTCAGCTTAAGCCCCCGGAGGATGGACCTGATAGCCTGTTTCGACCGGGAGTAGGGGTAGACGAAATAGGGGGAGTGTTCGATGAGGGATCGAAAGACCTGCACAGTTATTATCAGGGTAACAAGGTTGATAAGAATCCCGAGGCCCCGGAGGGTGTTATACCCGGTATTGAACATAAAAGCCCAGTCGAAGGAGGCGTTGTAGAGGGCGTGGATAAAGGCGGTGGGTATAAAAGCAAAGACCGCGATCCAGGCCGAGCGGTCGTCCCTGACCTCCAGGTTGGAATAGACCGCCGCCGCCAGAAAGTAGCCTGCCAGGGCGGTGTACATCATATGTCCGGGAGTGGTCAGTACGGAACGAATAATCGTGTTTACGGGGCCGTAGGTCAGCCCGTACTTGATGTTTTCAAAGAAGGCGAAACCGGCCCCCACTGCCGCGCCCTGAAGGATACCGTCCTGGGGTTCCTTGATTGACCTGAACAGGAAGACCATACCGATCAGCATAAAATACTTAGCCGTCTCTTCAGAGAAACCTACAATAAGGAAGTTGTCCAGGAAGGGGCCGTTCACCAGCCAGCCGAAAAGCCTCCAGTTGATTTCGTAGAAAATAAAGGTGGGAATTATGCTCAGTATGCCGGCGACAAGCCCGATGTAGACGATCCGGGTGGTGCGCTTGTCTTTTTTATAATAGTCCAGATGGTCCAGATACTTGAGCCAGAGAGCCGAAGAGATGCAGGTGATGATCACAATCAGCAGAAATTCCATCGTTTTTACCGACCCATTATAGCCCCTTTTTCTTTAGCGTCCATGCTCTTTCTCCCAGAGTTCATCCATGTAGGTATCGACGCTCTCCATGATACGGCTGTTGGTCTTGTCCCAGACACGGCGGATGTTCGTGAGGGTCATCAGCTTTATTTCGGCTTCCATGCGGGATTCCTCCACCTCCTTCAGTTTCTCCGTCATCAAGAGACCGGCCTTCATGAGGGTTTCAGCAATCTCATTGGTGTGGGACAGGCCCATCTCCTTCATCATCTTGAGCTGCTCCTTTTCCAGCACCATGATCGCCTTCTGGGCTTCCAGGGCGATAGACTTGGCCTCCACGTCTTTGCGGGCGAGAAGATAGTTGGAATAGGAGTCCAGGTGGTGGGATATCTCCTGCTGTTTGGCGGCAAATACCGCTCGCATGAGCTGCTTTTTCGAGCGGTGCTTGTCCAGCACGGTAAGGGTCTGGTTGCTGTTGATGCTGTGCAGCTCCTTGGTGAACTCCGCGCTGTTGGTCAGGTCCTTCGGCGCGTAGCGCTGGATATCCCTGTTTTCGCTTTTTTCGTTACTCCATGTACCCATAATTCTCCTCCGTAAAATGATTCAGTGATTTTGTATGCATCCGTTCAAGACGGTTCAGTAGCGATTCGATCTTTTGTGGTCTCGCGATGCGAGGCGGGTTCTCAATGATGAGCTGCATGGCGTCGAGGTAGAGTCGAAAGAGATCCGCAGTAAATGTCCGGACAAGGAGCGCTCTGCCCGAGCGGTAGTGGGCCTGCAAGGAAGCCCGTTCAAACTCCCGCCGTTCCCGGTCCAGGTCCCGGGGGTAAAGTTGCGGCAATGCCGGCTGTCGTGTTCGTCGCAGAAGGGAAAGACTCCTGCGGAGTTTCATTCTGAACCGGCTCAGCGGAGGTTCAGGCACAGGGTTCCGTTCCCTGAAATCCATATCGTGGTTCAGCATCCGAATAAAAGCCGGGAACACGGTGCTGCAGCGGAACAGATCTTCTCCGCTTAAGGTGGAAGGTCTCCCACAGCCTGCAGCCCGTAGCAGCTGTACCGAGGCAGCCCCGACGGAGGCGCAGCGTGATAGTACTTCCAGTTCGAAGGTCTCAGGTCTAATACCGAACTGTTGCTCGATAAAACGTTTCGCGATTATCCGCTGCAGACGGATTGCCTTTTCGCTGCGCAGATAGTTCAGGGTATTCGCGCCGGCCGAGAGGTTAACCTTCCACTCCTGCGACGGGGTCCCGGCGGCGCGCACAAAATCGGTAAATATCGTCCACCTATGGAGTGTAAACGCCTTACGGAAAAAGCGGATTTTCTGTTTGAAACTGCCGCAGCCTGATTCGGACAGGAGGAACAGAATGCGGGTCCCTGCCATCAGGTAATGCAGGTTATTCCTTACGACCCGCAGGACCACCGCGCCGCAGAGTTTACAGCGAAGCATGCTTATGGAGAGATTCCTGCAGCTATTCATTGACAACCACTATCCCAAGGCCGGCAAGAATCTGCGCCATGCCTTTGTAGACTGAAAAATCGTTCGTATTGTTTTCTATCCGTACCCGGATGTAACAGTTTTTCTCCCGCGCGTATGTTATCTCCTCCCGAAAGAAAGCTTCCGTACGGGTCTTGAGGATCATATCCCGGGTTTCCAGCGGGGCGGCGAAAGCGTCTCTGTCCTTACCGGGAATTCGGGTAAGGGTGTAGATGGTACTGCTGTGAATGGTAATGACACCTGCTACCTCCGGAATGGTTTTATCCGGCCTCCTCCAGCAGGGAACGACGGCGTTCTCTTTTTCTGCCAGGACTTCGTTCAGGTAGTTCACCTCCTCGGTCAGCCGGGAGATTTCTTCCCGGGCGCTCTGGTACTGTACGGTGACGGCCTGGTAGCGGCCGTACAGCAGCAGTGCGGCCCAGACACTCAGAAAAAAGAGGATGTAGGCGAACTCCGCCAGGGAGTAGTGCATGGCGTCGCTTCCCCGTTTCATACGCCCAGTTTCTCCACTTTGCGTTCCAGGATTTTCACAAAGTTATCCAGCACCGTATCGAGCTCGTTAATCTCCTTTCTGAACTGCTCGCAGCCTCCGGTAATGCTGCTCATGGGAAGGGCCTCCAGTTCCGCACGTATGCGGCCTGCAGCAAGGGAAAAGGCGAGGGAGCTTTCCGCGATACCCGCAATCGGTTCCTGTTGGGCGGCGAGGTCCCGGGAAAAAGAGCGGCCCGACTCCTGCAGCTCCTTGCTGGCGGCAGAAAGCCCTGTGGAAAAGCTATCCATTACATCGATTAAGCGTTCCAGGGATTCCAGATACTCCTTTTCCCTGGTCCCCAGGGCGGCGGTCGTCTCCATTCGTTCGTCGAAATACCGGCGCATGGTCTGGAAGGTCTCTTGGTAACTGGAAGAAAAACTTTCTGCAATGGACTTTAAAAGGATGTAACTTTTCTCAAGGTCGATTTTTTCCTTACCGTGTTTTTTTAAATATCCGCTTAGCGTGATGCTGCGGAAAAGGACCCCTGCGATTGATGTGGTTACCGAAACGCCGACGTAGTAGAGACCCCGGGAAAGAATCCAGTTGTTCTCAAGCAGGGCAGGATTAAAGCGGTAGAAGAAGAATGCCAGGGAGGTCAGGGTGTAAAGAAAACCGAGAAAGTAGATTGTGTCGATCTGGTGTTCCGCGTAGTCCCGGTCCTCGGTGGCTAAGAGGCTAAAACCGATGATGATGCCGTAGAAGCCCACCAGAATAGCCGGAAGCACTAGCGCATAGCCTGTATCCAGATGCTCCAGCTGCAGGATCAGTCCGGAACCGGCAAGGGCAAAGAGGGGAAAGAGCAGATTTATCATGGTCTTTGCAGCAGAGGACATTAAAATCTCCCTGAAGTTTGGTACATATAGGACGGGTTTTCTCCGCAGCTGTAGATTCCCGCCTGCCAGTCCAGGCAGAGCCAGTAGCCGTCGGGGGAGGAGGGGCTCAGATAGGAGATACCGCGGCCGGGATAGAATTCTCCCACCAGGTCGACAGCCTGGTTCCAGGCCGCGGCGTTGCCGATATAGGCCTCGGCCCAGGCATGGGCGCCGTCGGAGCAGCTGCCCCGGAGTATGCGCGCCCGGCCGCCGATTGCTTCGATACAGGATGCCAGCAGAACGGCAAAATCGTCGCAGTCCCCGGCAAGCCCCAGAGCGATGGTTCTGTCCGCCGGCGAGTAGTAGTCCGTTCCGGAGCTAAGGGGATCGCTTATGTATTTCCACTCTGCGGCAATGTAGCGGTGGATGCTGAGGATCTGTGCGATGCCCTCTCGGCCGGGGGAGGGGTATCCGCCGGAAAACCTGCTGAAAGATCCGGGATGGGCAGATGCGAGGCGTACCGCGAAATCCCGCACTACCGGAGAGGCAGGCCGTACAGCCTCGGCGATGGTGGCAACCCTGCGTATGGCAACAGTGGATGTATCCCGGACCTCCATGTCGCCGATTTTCCGTTTCAGCGCAGCAATCTCGTCGCGGTAGAGCACGTTCTCTTCCTCCACCGCCTTAAAGCGGGCAAGTTCATCTTCCATCTGTTGAATCCTGGAATTCAGCTCATGAACAAGGGCCTCTTCCTCCTCTTTGTCATCTTTGTTCTGCAGCTTCTCCGCGATGTAAGCCGAAAGCTCCATCTCCATACCGAGGACGACCTTATAGGCTGGGTCAAGC from Marispirochaeta sp. carries:
- a CDS encoding PrsW family glutamic-type intramembrane protease, with protein sequence MEFLLIVIITCISSALWLKYLDHLDYYKKDKRTTRIVYIGLVAGILSIIPTFIFYEINWRLFGWLVNGPFLDNFLIVGFSEETAKYFMLIGMVFLFRSIKEPQDGILQGAAVGAGFAFFENIKYGLTYGPVNTIIRSVLTTPGHMMYTALAGYFLAAAVYSNLEVRDDRSAWIAVFAFIPTAFIHALYNASFDWAFMFNTGYNTLRGLGILINLVTLIITVQVFRSLIEHSPYFVYPYSRSKQAIRSILRGLKLNPSSFVLNRRLGLYYMAAGRYPEALRRIRYCRSRKPNKRNTWDALEGIALMGIGKNDEGLQLVTRARENFAKGERFRIEHFLQRTIRDAGLKLRMRNILNPRVFKHNHYFDRRLKYGPRDYWKSDSRILKERLQEYSELLREKRQMESR
- a CDS encoding sigma 54-interacting transcriptional regulator, with protein sequence MPTQVLCSWLGQHDLDAAFEKEEAGLGPIATALESGLYKRLIVLSNYDEEKSRLFCSWLEVMYPKVVTILYPTVLTSPTNYEEIYTACDWILQQEKTDDTELTFHLSPGTPAMASVWILLASGKYRARLIETHKEADLKEVKLPFDIFAQYRPEKGLESHISAIDDALLPESPAFDTIIHTSDEMKRAVAKAKRAAVFDVPVLLLGESGTGKELFAKAIHHASKRSAGPFIAVNCGAIPESLAESAFFGHAKGAFTGAVEMRPGYIEMADGGTLFLDELGELSRDLQVKLLRVLNDKKLRRMGESQVRDVDFRLISATNRNLALEAARGQFRPDLFHRIGVGIIKLPPLRERGRDFPILTEHIRSRLNKEFAATPGVEGKICKHRSDEDYQSALLAGEHPGVDKHPDPGLCFFRRNRGRRDGHT
- a CDS encoding helix-turn-helix domain-containing protein, which translates into the protein MINTLTRAFVFSGGTEVDETAIRDSLLDLGTSSDGVLDRPLGDDFSIEEIISQTAVHYLERAMKQAGGNKTRAAKLLGLNSYQTLTNWLEKYGVGEDF
- a CDS encoding transglutaminase-like domain-containing protein — encoded protein: MHAGDHELQRCALQFAVPVLNRQLFSLVLPVVLVVSLTVGSFLLPESTDITYSGELDSVRRVLTQLDPAYKVVLGMEMELSAYIAEKLQNKDDKEEEEALVHELNSRIQQMEDELARFKAVEEENVLYRDEIAALKRKIGDMEVRDTSTVAIRRVATIAEAVRPASPVVRDFAVRLASAHPGSFSRFSGGYPSPGREGIAQILSIHRYIAAEWKYISDPLSSGTDYYSPADRTIALGLAGDCDDFAVLLASCIEAIGGRARILRGSCSDGAHAWAEAYIGNAAAWNQAVDLVGEFYPGRGISYLSPSSPDGYWLCLDWQAGIYSCGENPSYMYQTSGRF